A single window of Rhodamnia argentea isolate NSW1041297 chromosome 5, ASM2092103v1, whole genome shotgun sequence DNA harbors:
- the LOC115742024 gene encoding NAC domain-containing protein 2-like: protein MAAAIIPQTLPVGYRFHPTDEEFVDHYLMNRVQGYVDRPCIIPDIDICSWDPWELPDKFHGASMIGLDDQVQEWWFFCPYTPQQVKRSTPSGYWKKTGADRNVKARNTSRVIGTKKTLVFHRGRGTKGVKTNWVIHEYHLLTIDSNRTYVLCRLKHKRDEKADNSTPESARGTITLADFDLDLHEPEHEGSFPEPLVQAKMKSLMEHLHQPENRAEFNSADLLRLLQPANNSFPTIVHQRANIESPSVMDISLDNGLTDESNQLTFGASEEDEDVGDMQNADLPYDDFFDGYMQTEYGQTSNSHNHPVLMNRRAQTTESVHGFVPLEEKKGMVENKFNSSPAASEKPKLRPVPEAPHRPMAPPIRPASVKRYGKDEEPRFEKVKKETAAVNIKPECISLDETASRAKVLGYKEHGSAGNSVKKTSSKETEHAGEISNSVAAPTGTTSESTESYTNHPLPNLVNVLVGIFLLLAITSQVLDF from the exons ATGGCAGCTGCGATCATCCCGCAGACTTTGCCGGTCGGATACAGATTCCATCCGACCGACGAGGAGTTCGTCGATCATTACCTGATGAACCGAGTCCAAGGATACGTAGACCGTCCCTGCATAATTCCCGATATCGACATCTGCAGCTGGGATCCTTGGGAATTACCAGACAAGTTCCATG GTGCATCAATGATCGGCCTGGATGACCAAGTTCAAGAGTGGTGGTTCTTCTGTCCGTATACACCCCAACAGGTTAAACGATCGACTCCATCTGGCTATTGGAAGAAGACCGGTGCCGACCGGAACGTCAAGGCCAGAAATACCAGCAGAGTAATCGGTACGAAGAAAACGCTAGTCTTCCACCGAGGTCGAGGCACTAAGGGCGTAAAGACCAACTGGGTCATCCATGAGTATCATCTACTCACAATTGAT TCAAATAGAACTTATGTTCTGTGTCGCTTAAAGCATAAGCGAGATGAGAAGGCTGATAATTCAACCCCAGAATCAGCGCGTGGAACCATTACGCTGGCAGATTTCGATTTGGATCTTCACGAACCTGAGCATGAGGGCTCATTTCCTGAG CCTTTGGTCCAAGCAAAGATGAAGTCACTGATGGAGCACTTACATCAGCCTGAAAACCGAGCTGAATTTAATTCGGCTGACCTCCTGCGGCTGCTTCAGCCTGCGAATAATAGCTTCCCCACCATCGTACATCAGCGTGCAAATATTGAGAGCCCATCTGTTATGGACATATCGTTGGACAATGGTCTTACTGATGAATCTAATCAATTAACATTTGGAGCAAGCGAAGAGGATGAAGACGTTGGTGACATGCAAAATGCAGATCTTCCCTATGACGACTTCTTCGACGGATACATGCAAACAGAG TATGGCCAAACTTCTAACTCGCACAATCATCCTGTTCTAATGAATCGGCGAGCACAAACAACCGAATCAGtccacggttttgttcctcttGAGGAAAAGAAAGGCATGGTGGAGAATAAGTTCAACAGCTCACCTGCCGCCTCTGAGAAACCTAAGCTGCGCCCTGTACCTGAGGCCCCTCACAGACCCATGGCACCTCCCATACGACCTGCAAGTGTGAAACGCTATGGCAAAGATGAAGAGCCAAGGTTCGAAAAGGTCAAGAAGGAAACTGCAGCCGTAAATATCAAACCGGAATGCATATCCTTGGATGAAACAGCATCCAGAGCAAAG GTACTAGGATACAAAGAGCACGGTTCAGCTGGTAATTCAGTCAAGAAGACAAGCAGCAAGGAGACCGAACATGCTGGAGAAATATCAAATTCAGTGGCTGCACCGACCGGCACAACCAGCGAGAGCACAGAAAGTTACACAAATCATCCACTGCCTAATCTTGTGAACGTGCTTGTCGGGATTTTCCTGTTGCTCGCCATCACTTCCCAAGTACTTGATTTCTGA
- the LOC115742022 gene encoding peptidyl-prolyl cis-trans isomerase 1, whose product MGNPKVFFDMTIGGQPAGRIVMELYADVVPRTAENFRALCTGEKGVGRSGKPLHYKGSTFHRVIPGFMCQGGDFTAGNGTGGESIYGAKFADENFVKKHTGPGVLSMANAGPGTNGSQFFVCTAKTEWLDGKHVVFGQVVEGLDVVKAVEKVGSSSGRTSKPVAVADCGQLS is encoded by the coding sequence ATGGGAAACCCCAAGGTGTTCTTCGACATGACGATCGGCGGCCAGCCCGCGGGCCGGATCGTGATGGAGCTCTACGCCGATGTGGTCCCGCGCACGGCGGAGAACTTCCGCGCGCTCTGCACCGGCGAGAAGGGCGTCGGCCGCTCCGGGAAGCCCCTCCACTACAAGGGGTCGACCTTCCACCGGGTGATCCCGGGGTTCATGTGCCAGGGCGGCGACTTCACCGCCGGGAACGGGACCGGCGGCGAGTCGATCTACGGCGCCAAGTTCGCTGACGAGAACTTCGTGAAGAAGCACACCGGCCCGGGGGTCCTGTCCATGGCGAACGCCGGCCCGGGGACCAACGGCTCCCAGTTCTTCGTCTGCACCGCCAAGACCGAGTGGCTCGACGGCAAGCACGTCGTGTTCGGGCAGGTCGTGGAGGGGTTGGACGTCGTGAAGGCTGTGGAGAAGGTGGGGTCCAGCTCCGGCAGGACCTCGAAgcccgtcgccgtcgccgactGCGGCCAGCTCTCCTAG